The following are encoded in a window of Amphibacillus xylanus NBRC 15112 genomic DNA:
- the addB gene encoding helicase-exonuclease AddAB subunit AddB encodes MSIHLLVGPATVSKSDYCLEQIRAELRERPYGRPIIYLVPEQMTFQQEYQLLSDQDVKGSIRAQVLSFSRLAFRVLQECGGVTKAFISSTGIQMMLRKIIEQKQTDWRIFQKSIEKKGFIEQLEVMITEFKRYRITPEMLAAQLDSNEQTERSSALQDKLADLHYLYLSLTETLANQYIDGEDQLALLAEKIPQSTYLKDAIVYVDGFHRFTPQEQLVIGKLMDHTKKMTFTLTLNPDELDQEIPFDIFSQTKETYAVIEALAHERNQLVQVESVVAKTKVAPHLLHLERYFDKRPFPQYKGKAPIQLAYAVHPRAEVEGAAQEILRLVRDEGYRYKDIAILVRDSELYQDLIKTIFADYDLPVFVDEKKAMIYHPLIELIRSGLDVILTNWRYDAVFRMLKTGLIPSTQEEYPLDQEAIDTLENYVLEYGIRGRNQWFSDQPWVFQRFRGFDQAAQTDHERLMQEKINAYRDQVIRVMAKFDQAFKAAATVREKATVLYEWIEQLGVHHVLENWQSELDASGQIEQAREQEQVWQAFINLLDEMVEMIGDEQLSSELFFQTLEAGLDTLTYSHVPPTLDHIVVGSIDHSRIMRTKVALLLGVNEGTWPAKPQVDTILSEEERDRLKSTGIVLADNETQQLIDDWFYIYLSLTLAQDKLWISYPLSDTEGKAKMPSSLIKRITNLFPQLPKPILLQDPEEMIDADRFVTTPKKTLSALTSQLAKYQRAYPIDSVWWSALNWFITRKDEDPMIEMILASLFYQNQPVDLKQETAEKVYENKIQASVSRMEMYHRCSYQHFAQYTLKLADRPTYKLDAPDMGQLFHEALKIITEWVQKDGLTLRDLNREQANMYAKRALEKLAPILQHQILHSSNRYQYMQKKLEQIVARATFVLSEQARKSEFTPIGMEIGFGLGNQSLDPIRMTLPNGVELILRGRIDRVDQAKLEDQLYLRIIDYKSSATGLNLVEVYYGLALQMLAYLDVILTNSERWLGVKASPAGMLYFHIHDPMLSEQEALSASAIEEKLFKKYKMQGLLIDKEPIIQMMDTDLETGISPIIPAGLKKDGTFRSGSQIASEETFDLLQEHVRQKIAAAGVAITNGEVKLNPYQQADQTACRFCPFRSVCQFDPSLPNHQYRKLPILKDDQIVEKMKRGEI; translated from the coding sequence TTGTCTATTCATCTATTAGTTGGACCTGCAACGGTATCAAAAAGTGATTACTGCCTTGAGCAAATTCGGGCTGAATTACGTGAACGTCCCTATGGGCGACCAATTATATATCTAGTTCCAGAACAAATGACTTTTCAGCAAGAGTATCAGTTATTATCTGATCAAGATGTAAAAGGGAGCATTCGAGCTCAAGTCCTGAGCTTTTCTCGTCTTGCTTTTCGAGTTTTACAAGAATGTGGTGGCGTGACGAAAGCATTCATTAGTTCAACTGGGATCCAAATGATGCTGCGAAAAATAATTGAGCAGAAACAAACAGACTGGAGAATCTTCCAAAAGTCGATTGAGAAAAAAGGCTTTATTGAGCAATTAGAGGTTATGATTACTGAATTTAAGCGGTATCGGATTACACCAGAAATGTTGGCTGCGCAGCTGGATTCAAATGAGCAGACAGAGCGTTCGAGTGCACTTCAGGATAAATTAGCTGATTTACATTATCTTTATTTATCGTTAACAGAGACGCTGGCTAATCAATACATAGATGGTGAAGATCAATTAGCTTTACTGGCAGAGAAAATTCCGCAATCTACTTATTTAAAAGATGCCATAGTCTATGTTGATGGCTTTCACCGTTTTACACCACAAGAACAGCTAGTGATTGGAAAGTTAATGGATCACACCAAAAAAATGACGTTTACTTTAACGCTTAATCCGGATGAACTCGATCAAGAGATTCCTTTTGATATCTTTAGTCAAACAAAGGAAACATATGCGGTGATCGAGGCACTTGCCCATGAGCGTAATCAACTTGTACAAGTTGAAAGTGTAGTAGCAAAGACTAAAGTAGCACCACATTTACTTCATTTAGAACGTTATTTTGATAAGCGTCCTTTCCCGCAATATAAAGGGAAAGCGCCGATTCAACTTGCTTATGCTGTTCATCCAAGGGCAGAGGTGGAAGGTGCAGCGCAGGAAATATTGCGACTGGTTCGTGATGAAGGGTATCGATATAAAGATATTGCAATTTTAGTCCGTGATAGTGAACTATATCAGGATTTAATTAAAACAATTTTTGCTGATTATGATCTTCCAGTTTTCGTTGATGAAAAGAAAGCAATGATCTATCATCCACTCATTGAATTGATTCGTTCGGGATTAGATGTCATTTTAACAAATTGGCGTTATGATGCTGTGTTTCGCATGTTGAAAACAGGCTTAATTCCCTCAACGCAAGAAGAATATCCATTAGATCAAGAGGCGATTGATACGCTAGAAAACTATGTACTTGAGTATGGTATTCGTGGCCGGAATCAATGGTTTAGTGATCAGCCATGGGTCTTTCAGCGCTTTAGAGGGTTTGATCAGGCTGCTCAAACAGACCATGAACGATTAATGCAAGAAAAAATTAATGCTTACCGTGATCAAGTCATTCGTGTGATGGCTAAGTTTGACCAAGCTTTTAAAGCAGCAGCAACTGTCAGGGAAAAAGCGACAGTGCTATATGAGTGGATTGAACAGTTAGGTGTGCATCACGTATTGGAAAATTGGCAAAGTGAGTTAGACGCATCAGGTCAAATCGAACAAGCGCGTGAGCAAGAACAAGTTTGGCAAGCGTTTATTAATCTTTTAGATGAAATGGTTGAAATGATCGGAGATGAGCAGTTATCAAGTGAGTTGTTTTTCCAAACGTTAGAGGCGGGGCTTGATACGTTAACATATAGCCATGTCCCACCAACACTTGATCATATAGTTGTTGGCTCGATTGATCACTCAAGAATTATGAGAACGAAGGTAGCTTTACTACTCGGGGTAAATGAAGGGACATGGCCAGCAAAACCACAAGTTGATACGATTTTGTCTGAAGAAGAACGAGATCGCTTAAAGTCAACTGGAATTGTTTTAGCTGATAACGAGACACAACAGCTAATTGATGATTGGTTTTACATTTATTTATCACTTACATTAGCTCAAGATAAATTATGGATCAGTTATCCATTAAGTGATACAGAAGGAAAGGCCAAAATGCCATCCTCATTAATTAAGCGGATAACCAATTTATTCCCGCAGTTACCAAAGCCTATCTTATTACAAGATCCAGAAGAGATGATTGATGCTGATCGGTTTGTGACAACACCGAAGAAAACTTTATCAGCCTTAACATCTCAATTGGCTAAATATCAACGGGCTTATCCGATTGATTCAGTCTGGTGGAGTGCATTGAACTGGTTTATTACACGTAAAGATGAAGACCCGATGATTGAGATGATCTTAGCAAGTTTATTTTATCAAAATCAACCAGTCGATTTGAAGCAAGAAACAGCCGAAAAAGTCTACGAAAATAAGATTCAAGCTAGTGTATCGCGGATGGAGATGTACCATCGTTGCTCTTATCAGCACTTTGCTCAGTATACTTTAAAGCTAGCAGATCGCCCGACTTACAAACTCGATGCGCCAGATATGGGACAACTATTCCATGAAGCGCTGAAAATTATTACGGAGTGGGTCCAAAAGGATGGCTTGACTTTACGTGATTTAAATCGTGAGCAAGCAAATATGTATGCTAAACGTGCGCTAGAAAAGCTAGCCCCGATTTTACAGCATCAGATTTTACACAGTTCAAATCGCTATCAATATATGCAAAAAAAGCTTGAGCAAATTGTTGCGCGGGCAACGTTTGTGTTGAGTGAACAAGCAAGAAAGAGTGAATTCACACCGATAGGAATGGAGATTGGATTTGGACTTGGCAATCAATCACTAGATCCGATTAGAATGACATTACCAAATGGTGTTGAATTGATATTACGCGGACGAATAGATCGAGTTGATCAAGCAAAGCTAGAGGATCAGTTGTATTTAAGAATTATTGATTATAAATCTAGTGCAACAGGCTTAAACTTAGTAGAAGTTTATTATGGACTAGCACTACAAATGCTTGCTTATTTAGATGTCATTTTAACTAACTCTGAACGCTGGCTTGGTGTTAAGGCTTCACCGGCAGGGATGCTCTACTTCCATATTCATGATCCTATGTTAAGTGAGCAAGAGGCATTAAGTGCATCTGCAATTGAAGAAAAATTATTTAAAAAATATAAGATGCAAGGCTTACTGATCGATAAGGAACCGATTATTCAAATGATGGATACCGATTTAGAAACAGGTATTAGTCCAATTATTCCTGCAGGATTAAAAAAGGATGGAACATTTAGAAGTGGTTCACAAATAGCAAGTGAAGAAACATTTGATTTGCTGCAAGAGCATGTGAGGCAGAAGATCGCAGCAGCAGGTGTTGCCATTACAAATGGTGAGGTTAAATTGAATCCATACCAGCAAGCCGATCAAACAGCTTGCCGATTCTGTCCGTTCCGATCAGTCTGTCAGTTTGATCCTAGCTTACCGAATCACCAGTATCGCAAGCTACCAATTCTTAAAGATGATCAAATTGTCGAGAAAATGAAGAGAGGGGAGATTTAA
- the addA gene encoding helicase-exonuclease AddAB subunit AddA has product MVKWTKEQNDAIYTSGHDVLVAAAAGSGKTAVLVERIIQKILNENDPVHIDQLLVATFTNAAAQEMRNRVSSALEQALEENPESAHLKQQLTLIQQASISTLHSFCLDLVKRYSYLIDIDPGFRIADEIEADLLRQEVIDDLFEDWYGKPFDQQEAFFELIDRFSSDRSDQEVELLILKLYEFAMQNPSPDYWLDQIANQYNIPDNIDESELNWLLVLKQDVRDQLEQSLEDLEQALNLTRKSDGPYHYAEAIDLDILLIQELKAKLEFGWDQAQQGFQQLSFKALSRKKVECDPDKRERVKVLRDRSKKRLTELAKQLFTRDLSAHLKDLRTLYPTVKQLVILVKDFGSRYRELKKDQGLVDFSDLEHYALQILRDPESRHDEIKPSSVAIELRNKYEEVLVDEYQDTNMVQETIIQLVSRDEPGNLFMVGDVKQSIYRFRHAEPSLFIEKYKQFSQPGSSGARIDLAKNFRSRKQVLEATNYIFRQVLDEEVGEINYDLDAELIYGNLSYDEASQEDVEAELVIIDREAQDTSDSETGDETFVDLAKAEIEARAYAKRIKQWIGIDGSEPRLVFDKDTGMSRPAQYRDIVILLRSMTWAPTIMEELKKQGIPVYAELTTGYLEAIEIQVMLNVLKIIDNAKQDIPLASVLKSPIVGINEEELTQIRLTNQRVSYYEALQEFLPEIQDRQLKAKLTQFVDRLTNWRQLARRGSLSELVWQIYRETGYYDFVAGMPGGRQRQANLRALYDRARGYEQTTFRGLFRFLRMIERMEERGEDLGAARALGEQEDVVRITTIHKSKGLEYPIVILGAMDKVFNQQDLRQRYLLHKDFGFGSRYIDPEKRIMYPTLLYYAIRQYMKRELWAEEMRVLYVALTRAKEKLVMVGTVNSFEKKQNLWLETVEQPDWTLPSATRLQMSSYMDWVGASVIRHHQAELLRGDEQAVQICDEVFNDPSAWKISLEHARDYQTVSEDKQIDLIDLRDKIDQGELITDLDPELTKHVENRLSFNYQYVQATEHRAKQSVTEIKRQQEKIDDNAATDLIRPFQPQITARPTFMLKEKRLSRAEIGTAMHTVMQHISFEEDWDQSKLKQFIQQLVLKEILTHEQSEVIDLRGIEQFFHSDAYQVIKKARQIEREVPFSVMIPSNEVYPDWQGEQEDIFLQGIIDLLVETDDGWVIIDYKTDYVNPVVDQAEVNRLKDRYQTQIKLYKQAIETILKVEINQTYLYFFNRSIFIEL; this is encoded by the coding sequence ATGGTAAAGTGGACAAAAGAACAAAATGATGCCATTTATACGTCTGGACATGATGTTTTAGTCGCTGCCGCTGCTGGATCGGGAAAAACGGCTGTTCTTGTTGAAAGGATTATCCAAAAGATTCTTAATGAAAATGATCCAGTTCATATTGATCAGTTGTTAGTGGCGACATTTACAAATGCCGCAGCACAGGAAATGCGTAATCGAGTCTCCTCAGCTCTTGAACAGGCACTAGAGGAAAATCCGGAATCAGCCCATTTAAAACAACAATTAACGTTAATCCAACAGGCTTCAATTTCAACATTGCACTCATTTTGTTTAGATCTCGTCAAGCGTTATAGCTATTTAATTGATATTGATCCTGGTTTTCGAATTGCCGATGAGATTGAGGCTGATTTACTTCGTCAAGAAGTCATAGATGATTTATTTGAAGATTGGTATGGGAAACCATTTGATCAGCAAGAAGCTTTCTTTGAATTAATTGATCGCTTTTCGAGTGATAGAAGTGATCAAGAGGTTGAGCTACTAATTTTAAAATTATATGAATTTGCGATGCAGAATCCTTCGCCTGATTACTGGTTGGACCAGATCGCAAATCAATACAATATACCTGATAACATTGATGAATCTGAGCTAAATTGGTTGCTTGTATTAAAACAAGATGTACGTGATCAACTTGAGCAATCACTTGAAGATTTAGAACAAGCACTTAATCTAACCCGTAAAAGTGACGGGCCGTATCATTATGCTGAGGCAATTGATTTAGATATTCTATTAATTCAAGAACTAAAAGCGAAGCTAGAGTTTGGCTGGGATCAAGCACAACAAGGGTTTCAACAGCTTTCATTTAAGGCACTATCACGTAAGAAGGTTGAATGTGATCCAGATAAACGAGAGCGCGTTAAGGTACTACGCGATCGTAGTAAAAAACGATTAACAGAATTAGCTAAGCAATTGTTCACACGTGACTTATCGGCTCATTTAAAAGATCTCAGAACACTATATCCAACTGTCAAACAGCTTGTGATTTTAGTAAAAGATTTTGGTAGTCGCTATCGTGAACTTAAAAAAGACCAAGGTTTAGTCGATTTTTCTGATTTAGAGCATTATGCGTTACAGATTTTGCGCGATCCAGAAAGTCGTCATGATGAAATAAAGCCATCTAGTGTTGCGATTGAATTACGCAATAAGTATGAAGAGGTTTTAGTTGACGAATACCAAGATACAAACATGGTTCAAGAAACGATTATTCAACTCGTATCAAGAGATGAACCCGGAAACTTATTTATGGTTGGAGATGTGAAACAAAGTATTTATCGTTTCCGACATGCAGAACCGTCACTATTTATTGAAAAATACAAGCAATTTTCACAACCTGGCTCATCAGGAGCACGAATAGATTTAGCTAAGAACTTCCGAAGTAGGAAGCAAGTACTTGAGGCAACGAACTATATTTTTAGACAGGTGCTAGATGAAGAAGTTGGTGAGATCAATTATGATCTAGACGCAGAATTAATCTATGGAAACTTAAGTTATGACGAAGCGTCGCAAGAAGATGTTGAAGCAGAGCTTGTCATTATTGATCGTGAAGCACAAGACACCTCTGATTCTGAAACTGGTGATGAGACTTTCGTTGATTTAGCTAAAGCGGAAATTGAAGCACGTGCATATGCAAAACGGATTAAGCAATGGATCGGAATTGATGGATCAGAACCAAGACTTGTATTTGATAAGGATACGGGGATGAGTCGACCTGCTCAATATCGTGATATCGTCATTTTATTACGATCAATGACGTGGGCTCCAACGATAATGGAGGAGTTAAAAAAGCAGGGCATACCAGTCTATGCAGAATTAACAACAGGATACTTAGAAGCAATTGAAATTCAAGTGATGTTAAATGTTCTAAAAATTATTGACAACGCTAAGCAAGATATTCCATTAGCGAGTGTTTTAAAGTCACCAATTGTCGGTATTAATGAAGAAGAACTAACTCAAATTAGATTAACTAACCAAAGAGTGAGTTATTATGAGGCGTTACAAGAATTTTTACCAGAGATTCAAGATCGCCAGCTAAAGGCGAAATTAACGCAATTTGTTGACCGATTGACAAACTGGCGTCAGCTAGCAAGACGTGGTAGTTTATCTGAGCTTGTTTGGCAAATTTATCGTGAAACGGGCTACTATGATTTTGTTGCAGGTATGCCTGGTGGACGTCAGCGTCAAGCGAATTTGCGAGCGTTATATGATCGTGCTCGTGGCTATGAGCAAACGACATTCCGTGGACTGTTTCGTTTTTTACGGATGATTGAGCGGATGGAAGAGCGAGGAGAAGATCTTGGTGCAGCTAGAGCACTTGGAGAGCAGGAAGATGTTGTTAGAATTACCACAATTCATAAAAGTAAAGGTCTAGAATATCCGATCGTCATTTTAGGCGCAATGGATAAAGTGTTTAATCAGCAAGACTTACGTCAACGATATCTTTTGCATAAAGATTTTGGCTTCGGTAGTCGTTACATCGATCCAGAGAAGCGAATCATGTATCCTACATTACTGTATTATGCGATTCGACAGTATATGAAACGGGAGCTATGGGCTGAAGAAATGCGTGTCCTCTATGTTGCGCTGACACGAGCAAAAGAAAAGCTTGTCATGGTTGGGACAGTCAATTCATTTGAGAAGAAGCAAAACCTCTGGTTAGAGACTGTTGAACAACCAGATTGGACGTTACCTAGCGCAACACGACTGCAAATGTCGAGTTATATGGATTGGGTTGGTGCAAGCGTAATCCGCCATCATCAAGCCGAATTATTAAGAGGTGATGAGCAAGCTGTTCAAATCTGTGATGAAGTATTTAATGACCCTTCAGCATGGAAAATTAGTCTAGAGCATGCCCGAGATTATCAAACGGTAAGCGAAGATAAACAAATCGACCTCATTGACTTAAGGGATAAGATCGATCAAGGTGAACTCATTACTGATCTTGATCCTGAATTGACTAAGCACGTTGAGAATCGTTTATCATTTAATTATCAGTACGTCCAAGCGACTGAGCATCGTGCTAAGCAGTCAGTAACTGAGATCAAGCGACAACAAGAAAAGATAGACGACAATGCTGCAACAGATCTCATTCGCCCATTCCAACCACAAATAACGGCTCGACCAACATTCATGTTAAAAGAAAAAAGACTGAGTCGTGCTGAAATTGGTACAGCAATGCATACAGTTATGCAGCATATTAGCTTTGAAGAAGATTGGGATCAATCAAAATTGAAGCAATTTATTCAACAACTTGTTTTGAAAGAAATTTTAACTCATGAACAAAGTGAAGTGATTGATTTAAGAGGCATTGAACAATTTTTCCATAGTGATGCCTATCAAGTCATTAAAAAAGCTCGACAAATTGAACGAGAAGTACCATTTAGTGTGATGATCCCGTCTAATGAGGTTTACCCGGATTGGCAAGGTGAGCAAGAAGATATCTTTTTACAAGGTATTATCGACTTGCTTGTTGAGACTGATGATGGTTGGGTGATTATCGATTATAAAACAGACTATGTCAACCCAGTAGTTGATCAAGCTGAAGTGAATCGTTTGAAAGATCGCTACCAAACACAAATTAAACTTTATAAACAAGCGATAGAAACAATATTGAAAGTTGAGATTAACCAAACATATCTTTACTTCTTCAATCGAAGTATATTCATTGAGCTATAA
- a CDS encoding ABC transporter permease, whose product MKYKYLIPILIVLSGLSIFIGVVPLKITDIFQLTDQQMQIIMISRLPRLISIIIAGVGLSISGLIMQQLSRNKFVSPTTAGTMDSARFGILVAMLMFSNATPMQRVIVAFVFSLAGTFIFMKILDKIKFKDPVFIPLVGLMFGSIISSITTFFAYQHDLIQNISAWLQGNFALMMQGRYELLYLSIPLVIIAYFFANRFTIAGLGEDFAKNLGLNYRFVVNCGLTIVALISAIVILTVGTIPFLGLIVPNIVSIYRGDHLKTNLPYTALLGAIFLLFSDILGRVIIFPYEIAIGVVVGVLGSFIFLYLIMRRNAYD is encoded by the coding sequence ATGAAATATAAATATTTAATTCCAATTTTGATAGTCTTATCAGGTCTATCAATCTTTATTGGAGTGGTACCTTTAAAAATCACTGATATCTTTCAGCTAACGGACCAACAAATGCAAATTATTATGATCAGTCGTCTACCAAGATTAATCAGCATCATCATTGCCGGAGTAGGCTTAAGTATCTCAGGATTAATCATGCAGCAGCTTAGTCGAAATAAATTTGTTTCACCTACAACTGCAGGGACTATGGACTCAGCTCGTTTTGGGATTTTAGTTGCAATGTTAATGTTTAGCAATGCAACACCGATGCAACGTGTAATTGTTGCATTTGTATTCTCATTAGCTGGGACTTTTATTTTCATGAAAATCCTCGATAAAATTAAATTCAAAGACCCAGTATTTATTCCTTTAGTTGGCTTAATGTTTGGAAGTATTATTAGTTCAATTACAACATTTTTTGCTTACCAGCATGATTTAATACAAAATATATCTGCCTGGCTACAAGGTAACTTTGCATTAATGATGCAAGGAAGATACGAATTACTTTATTTAAGTATCCCATTAGTGATCATTGCGTACTTTTTTGCTAACCGATTTACGATTGCCGGTTTAGGTGAGGATTTTGCGAAAAACCTCGGTCTAAATTATCGATTCGTAGTCAATTGTGGGTTAACGATTGTTGCTTTAATTTCGGCAATTGTGATTTTAACGGTTGGAACAATCCCATTCCTCGGTTTAATCGTACCGAATATTGTTTCGATTTATCGTGGCGATCATTTGAAAACTAATTTACCTTATACTGCTTTACTAGGAGCTATTTTCTTATTGTTTAGTGACATATTGGGTAGAGTGATTATTTTCCCTTATGAAATAGCAATTGGCGTTGTTGTCGGGGTACTTGGGAGCTTTATCTTCCTATATCTCATCATGAGGAGAAATGCATATGACTAA
- a CDS encoding iron chelate uptake ABC transporter family permease subunit yields MTNRNKLMLLIGIMLGLIGFYLFLGLEGNVGYILTRRATRMLAIVTTGAVIAVATVIFQTITNNRLLTPSLIGLDSLYQLLQTFIIFFYGSTSITIVNQKINFIISIALMIVFALVLFKILFKRNHNVYLILLIGLIFGTFFQSFTTFMQVLIDPNEFMMIQNRMFASFNNVQTDLLYLALGILLLTFIYLFRFFKYLDVLSLGKEHAINLGVEYDKIVQRLMIIVAILISIATALVGPITFLGILVVNVTYEMFKTYRHSILLTATIIISVIALVGGQLVVDRIFSFSTTLSVIINLMGGSYFLYLILKENRAW; encoded by the coding sequence ATGACTAATCGAAACAAACTGATGTTATTAATCGGTATCATGCTTGGACTGATTGGATTCTATTTATTTTTAGGATTAGAAGGAAATGTCGGTTATATCTTAACGCGTCGCGCAACTCGAATGCTTGCGATTGTGACAACTGGTGCTGTCATTGCGGTGGCAACAGTCATTTTTCAAACGATTACAAACAATCGACTCCTAACGCCAAGTTTAATAGGCTTGGATTCGTTATATCAGTTGTTGCAAACCTTTATTATTTTCTTTTATGGTTCTACAAGCATTACGATCGTTAATCAGAAGATCAATTTTATCATCTCAATTGCATTAATGATTGTCTTTGCGCTTGTATTATTTAAGATTTTATTTAAACGTAATCATAATGTATATCTCATATTATTAATCGGTCTAATCTTCGGAACGTTTTTCCAAAGCTTTACGACATTTATGCAAGTGTTAATTGATCCAAATGAATTTATGATGATTCAAAATCGAATGTTTGCTAGCTTTAACAACGTTCAAACTGACTTGTTGTATTTAGCACTAGGTATATTACTGCTAACATTTATATATTTATTCAGATTCTTTAAATATTTAGATGTATTGTCATTAGGTAAAGAGCATGCGATTAATTTAGGTGTTGAATATGACAAAATTGTTCAACGATTAATGATAATCGTCGCAATCCTTATTTCAATTGCCACAGCACTTGTTGGACCAATTACCTTTTTAGGTATATTAGTCGTTAACGTCACATATGAAATGTTTAAAACTTATCGTCATTCAATTTTATTAACAGCAACGATCATCATTAGTGTGATCGCTTTAGTAGGGGGACAATTAGTTGTTGATCGGATATTCTCATTTTCAACAACGTTAAGTGTGATTATTAATTTAATGGGTGGTTCCTACTTCTTATATCTTATTTTAAAGGAGAATCGAGCATGGTAA
- a CDS encoding iron ABC transporter ATP-binding protein, whose amino-acid sequence MVKIKEVVKTYGDSVVIDHVSMTIPKGKITSFIGPNGAGKSTLLSIVSRLIAKDHGEVLIDDQEVSTANNKELAKKLSILKQSNHINVRLTVRQLVSFGRFPYSQGRLTELDKKMIDSAIKYMELEEMEDKFLDQLSGGQKQRAYIAMVIAQDTDYILLDEPLNNLDMKHSVQIMKVLRRLVDELGKTVIIVLHDVNFASVYSDYIVALKDGKIVKKGKTEEIINNGVLKEVYDMDIQIHDIDQCRICLYFN is encoded by the coding sequence ATGGTAAAGATCAAAGAGGTTGTCAAGACGTATGGTGATTCAGTCGTTATTGATCATGTGTCAATGACAATACCTAAAGGGAAAATTACCTCCTTTATTGGGCCGAATGGTGCAGGTAAGAGTACGCTTTTATCGATTGTCAGTCGATTAATTGCTAAGGACCATGGGGAAGTATTGATAGATGATCAAGAGGTTTCGACAGCGAATAATAAAGAGCTAGCTAAGAAGCTTTCAATATTAAAACAATCCAATCATATCAATGTTCGCCTAACAGTTAGACAGCTCGTAAGCTTTGGTCGATTTCCTTATTCACAAGGTCGCTTGACTGAGCTTGATAAGAAAATGATTGATAGTGCGATTAAATATATGGAATTAGAAGAGATGGAGGATAAATTTTTAGATCAGTTAAGTGGTGGTCAAAAACAGCGTGCATATATCGCAATGGTCATCGCTCAGGATACTGATTATATTTTACTCGATGAACCATTGAATAACTTAGATATGAAGCATTCTGTTCAAATTATGAAGGTGCTTCGTAGACTAGTCGATGAACTAGGTAAAACGGTCATTATCGTCTTACATGATGTGAATTTTGCCTCCGTATATTCAGATTATATTGTAGCGCTGAAAGATGGGAAAATTGTAAAAAAGGGTAAGACAGAAGAAATTATTAATAATGGTGTTTTAAAAGAAGTATACGATATGGATATTCAGATTCATGATATCGATCAATGTCGTATTTGCCTATATTTTAATTAG
- a CDS encoding siderophore ABC transporter substrate-binding protein, whose product MKKLSLFIFMLIFASFIVACGDTSKREADNTSKEAAATVEVVHNLGTTVVPKNPETVVVFDFASLDILNYFGVEVAALPKASVPSYLSQYEADQYENAGTLFEPDFELLANLNPDLIIISGRTQESYDDLSELAPTIFLGIDTADYLGSFKTNVSILAEIFDKEEVATEAIAQIESDIADLVDTVPTDKTGLILLTSDGSLSAYGPGSRFGVIHDEFNVTPAVTDVEAATHGQNISFEFVADVNPDYLFVLDRNAVTGGEYDAASTLDNELMNQTTAVQEEQVTYLTPDYWYLSSGGIESVTQMIAEIKATFK is encoded by the coding sequence ATGAAGAAACTATCATTATTCATATTTATGTTAATTTTTGCGAGTTTTATTGTCGCTTGTGGGGATACATCTAAAAGGGAAGCTGACAATACATCAAAAGAAGCAGCTGCGACTGTAGAAGTTGTTCATAATTTAGGAACAACTGTTGTACCGAAAAATCCAGAAACAGTCGTTGTTTTTGACTTTGCATCATTAGATATCTTGAACTATTTTGGTGTTGAGGTTGCTGCATTACCGAAAGCTAGTGTGCCAAGTTATTTAAGTCAATATGAAGCAGATCAATATGAAAATGCGGGAACATTATTTGAACCGGATTTTGAACTGTTAGCAAATTTAAATCCAGACTTAATTATTATTTCAGGTAGAACGCAAGAATCGTATGACGATTTATCAGAGCTTGCACCGACAATCTTTTTAGGAATTGACACAGCAGATTATCTTGGTTCATTTAAAACTAATGTTTCAATATTAGCTGAGATTTTTGATAAAGAAGAAGTAGCAACAGAAGCAATTGCTCAAATTGAATCAGATATCGCTGATCTTGTTGATACTGTACCGACTGATAAAACGGGATTGATTCTCTTAACGAGTGATGGATCATTAAGCGCATATGGACCGGGATCACGTTTTGGTGTTATTCATGACGAATTTAATGTAACACCTGCAGTAACTGACGTCGAAGCTGCCACACACGGCCAAAATATTAGCTTTGAATTTGTAGCAGATGTTAATCCAGATTACTTATTCGTCTTAGACCGTAATGCTGTTACGGGTGGGGAATATGATGCTGCTTCAACACTTGATAATGAATTGATGAATCAAACAACTGCAGTTCAAGAGGAACAAGTCACCTACTTAACACCTGATTATTGGTACTTATCAAGTGGTGGAATTGAATCTGTAACACAAATGATTGCAGAAATTAAAGCAACATTTAAATAA